A genome region from Anastrepha obliqua isolate idAnaObli1 chromosome 4, idAnaObli1_1.0, whole genome shotgun sequence includes the following:
- the LOC129243435 gene encoding uncharacterized protein LOC129243435 isoform X1 codes for MDLADQIDDYICSFEGIGDLTMDSLAMFIFIWAVLALFIVWLCKFLYNKYVVNNNKTPTSQSNSRQSSVVPSGASTTKTEASKRLSEPREVMASKADFKDLAAKPTGARGRTPVGGAVGGVVGPRRRMVRQGSTGPESRKKRYVPPPSNVVGPETISVTWTSQAFRWLYSDLVIVNELLTSWVIALNDTLKKSMEGHGVAVEVVRVLPDSPPPSLNNIFCNCDENNPSDMLITFDCDAQPVLQVKTFRQKAGKADVSHYKVTVSRFRARMATAMNYNNLKGEMKVDGYPDIRVAMNSVGAIKPLDQDEQQLQGVISDIIIGALRDTVYPVDFSIYATCPRAEIDPLDMPVIYPVNYDSLAQNMEGSNLSGLQPMISGRRLLVKIVKGEGLLDAKDPYVVVEMDEPAQKNQTGARQGATPYWDEHFLFELSPQSAEILFEVYDRPVNAADPAKFLGLGLVGIDELAVGPASTQVLTLQPRPYETHPVSGTITVDFVFIDGAEIPAGPKPYKLKEALKISTPMINEHMKNGADLANAAVRALQDGALSTTGQPSKSTLIIHSVQRNQNNSNAFKVEVNKEGRIEVKESPQDERDAAVTQGLENPLNDNTSESLPTATTTADIEHIQQDISMTTDITASPSDSYPANDGYLDESGVASGNSSAMPSSAEFGHPNAASSPQGHNGYSPLNGNSAANGSQSYGYQNNSLPRNGGATSTPLSSADLDERGRSKKRNFFGTLKKRLSRSKTRTHSADRGALTPSQNNNGTTPTGTLNGDSRSLSVDRAVMSKSNSLGPRVGSSRLDHSRQSSISESSAISGFSSASNKTYVHEASTLVLETIENGVKRHFIVPLAIAQRPRWRRKGTKLHIYNDHTFIAKHLSGGGLQCQVCMKSIPRRPGKQGYECRDCNLICHKQCHIRAPQACPNPTVLSMELSKLNSAAADRSIRKL; via the exons ATGGATTTAGCAGATCAAATCGATGATTATATTTGTTCATTTGAAGGAATTGGTGATTTAACAATGgactcattagcaatgttcatatTTATTTGGGCCGTATTGGCCCTCTTCATAGTATGGCtgtgtaaatttttatacaataaatatgtggtaaataataataaaacgccAACAAGTCAGAGTAACAGTCGGCAAAGCAGTGTGGTGCCCAGTGGGGCCAGCACAACGAAAACTGAAGCGAGCAAGCGACTATCCGAACCGAGAGAAGTAATGGCAAGCAAAGCAGATTTTAAG GACTTAGCTGCTAAACCTACTGGTGCACGTGGTCGCACACCAGTTGGCGGTGCTGTAGGTGGTGTTGTGGGACCCCGACGACGCATGGTGCGGCAGGGCTCAACCGGCCCAGAGAGCCGTAAAAAACGCTATGTGCCGCCACCGTCCAATGTTGTTGGACCTGAAACA ATTTCAGTTACTTGGACCAGTCAAGCGTTCCGTTGGCTTTACAGCGATTTAGTGATTGTCAATGAACTTTTGACGTCTTGGGTTATAGCCTTAAACGATACGCTCAAAAAATCCATGGAAGGG CATGGCGTCGCTGTGGAAGTGGTGCGCGTACTGCCCGATAGTCCCCCGCCAAGCttgaataatattttctgtAACTGTGATGAAAATAATCCATCTGATATG CTGATCACTTTCGATTGCGATGCACAACCAGTGTTGCAGGTAAAAACTTTCCGCCAGAAGGCCGGGAAAGCTGACGTCTCCCACTACAAAGTGACCGTTTCACGATTCCGTGCTCGCATGGCCACCGCCATGAACTACAACAACCTCAAGGGCGAGATGAAAGTGGATGGTTATCCAGAT ATACGCGTCGCCATGAACAGCGTGGGCGCCATAAAGCCGTTGGACCAGGATGAACAACAACTACAAGGAGTAATTAGCGATATTATCATCGGCGCTCTACGCGACACCGTGTATCCAGTGGACTTCTCAATTTATGCGACCTGTCCACGCGCCGAAATCGATCCATTAGATATGCCTGTAATATATCCAGTGAATTATGACTCGTTAGCG CAAAACATGGAGGGCTCGAATTTATCAGGGCTACAACCAATGATCTCCGGACGTCGCTTGcttgtaaaaattgtaaaaggtgAGGGTCTCCTCGATGCTAAAGACCCTTATGTGGTAGTGGAGATGGACGAACCTGCCCAAAAGAATCAAACAGGCGCACGCCAGGGTGCCACGCCTTATTGGGATGAACATTTTCTATT CGAACTGTCCCCACAATCTGCTGAGATCCTGTTCGAAGTCTACGATCGTCCTGTCAATGCTGCAGATCCGGCAAAATTCCTCGGCTTGGGTTTGGTGGGCATTGATGAGTTGGCCGTTGGGCCTGCATCCACACAAGTGCTGACACTGCAGCCACGTCCCTATGAGACGCATCCGGTGAGCGGCACCATCACTGTGGACTTTGTGTTCATTGATGGTGCGGAAATACCTGCTGGACCCAAGCCGTATAAGCTGAAAGAGGCGTTGAAGATCAGCACGCCTATGATTAACGAACACATGAAAAATGGCGCCGACTTGGCAAATGCAGCCGTACGCGCTTTGCAGGATGGCGCGCTCTCCACGACGGGGCAGCCCAGCAAGAGTACTTTGATCATACACAGCGTTCAGCGA aaccaaaacaattcaaatgcatttaag GTTGAAGTTAACAAAGAGGGCAGAATAGAAGTTAAAGAATCGCCGCAAGATGAACGGGATGCTGCTGTAACCCAAGGTTTAGAAAACCCATTAAACGACAATACAAGCGAATCGCTGCCAACCGCGACTACCACCGCGGACATAGAGCACATCCAGCAGGATATATCGATGACGACAGACATAACTGCAAGTCCCTCAGACTCGTATCCAGCAAATGATGGCTACTTAGATGAGTCGGGGGTGGCATCAGGTAACAGCAGTGCCATGCCATCCAGCGCGGAG TTTGGACATCCGAATGCTGCCTCCTCCCCACAAGGCCACAATGGCTATTCACCACTAAATGGCAACTCGGCTGCAAACGGCTCCCAAAGTTATGGATATCAAAACAATAGTTTGCCCCGTAATGGCGGTGCCACCAGCACACCTTTAAGCAGTGCTGATCTGGATGAACGAGGCCGGAGTAAGAAACGAAATTTCTTTGGAACATTAAAAAAACGTTTAAGCCGATCCAAGACACGCACCCATTCGGCTGATCGTGGCGCTTTGACGCCGTCCCAAAATAATAACGGTACTACCCCAACAGGAACACTTAACGGTGATTCACGTTCATTATCTGTCGATCGTGCTGTAATGTCTAAAAGCAATTCACTTG GCCCACGCGTTGGCTCCTCACGACTTGATCACTCAAGGCAATCTTCAATTTCAGAATCGTCCGCAATCTCAGGTTTCTCATCGGCCAGCAACAAAACGTACGTACACGAAGCGTCCACACTGGTCCTGGAGACGATCGAGAATGGCGTGAAGCG ACATTTTATTGTTCCGCTAGCAATCGCACAACGGCCCAGGTGGCGCCGCAAAGGCACAAAGCTACACATTTATAACGACCATACCTTCATCGCCAAACACTTGAGCGG TGGCGGCCTGCAATGCCAGGTTTGCATGAAGTCTATCCCGCGACGACCGGGCAAACAGGGCTACGAATGCCGGGACTGCAATTTGATCTGTCACAAACAGTGCCACATACGGGCGCCACAGGCGTGTCCCAATCCCACAGTGCTTTCAATGGAATT ATCGAAACTTAACTCTGCCGCTGCTGATCGCAGTATAAGAAAATTATGA
- the LOC129243435 gene encoding uncharacterized protein LOC129243435 isoform X2, with translation MDLADQIDDYICSFEGIGDLTMDSLAMFIFIWAVLALFIVWLCKFLYNKYVVNNNKTPTSQSNSRQSSVVPSGASTTKTEASKRLSEPREVMASKADFKDLAAKPTGARGRTPVGGAVGGVVGPRRRMVRQGSTGPESRKKRYVPPPSNVVGPETISVTWTSQAFRWLYSDLVIVNELLTSWVIALNDTLKKSMEGHGVAVEVVRVLPDSPPPSLNNIFCNCDENNPSDMLITFDCDAQPVLQVKTFRQKAGKADVSHYKVTVSRFRARMATAMNYNNLKGEMKVDGYPDIRVAMNSVGAIKPLDQDEQQLQGVISDIIIGALRDTVYPVDFSIYATCPRAEIDPLDMPVIYPVNYDSLAQNMEGSNLSGLQPMISGRRLLVKIVKGEGLLDAKDPYVVVEMDEPAQKNQTGARQGATPYWDEHFLFELSPQSAEILFEVYDRPVNAADPAKFLGLGLVGIDELAVGPASTQVLTLQPRPYETHPVSGTITVDFVFIDGAEIPAGPKPYKLKEALKISTPMINEHMKNGADLANAAVRALQDGALSTTGQPSKSTLIIHSVQRVEVNKEGRIEVKESPQDERDAAVTQGLENPLNDNTSESLPTATTTADIEHIQQDISMTTDITASPSDSYPANDGYLDESGVASGNSSAMPSSAEFGHPNAASSPQGHNGYSPLNGNSAANGSQSYGYQNNSLPRNGGATSTPLSSADLDERGRSKKRNFFGTLKKRLSRSKTRTHSADRGALTPSQNNNGTTPTGTLNGDSRSLSVDRAVMSKSNSLGPRVGSSRLDHSRQSSISESSAISGFSSASNKTYVHEASTLVLETIENGVKRHFIVPLAIAQRPRWRRKGTKLHIYNDHTFIAKHLSGGGLQCQVCMKSIPRRPGKQGYECRDCNLICHKQCHIRAPQACPNPTVLSMELSKLNSAAADRSIRKL, from the exons ATGGATTTAGCAGATCAAATCGATGATTATATTTGTTCATTTGAAGGAATTGGTGATTTAACAATGgactcattagcaatgttcatatTTATTTGGGCCGTATTGGCCCTCTTCATAGTATGGCtgtgtaaatttttatacaataaatatgtggtaaataataataaaacgccAACAAGTCAGAGTAACAGTCGGCAAAGCAGTGTGGTGCCCAGTGGGGCCAGCACAACGAAAACTGAAGCGAGCAAGCGACTATCCGAACCGAGAGAAGTAATGGCAAGCAAAGCAGATTTTAAG GACTTAGCTGCTAAACCTACTGGTGCACGTGGTCGCACACCAGTTGGCGGTGCTGTAGGTGGTGTTGTGGGACCCCGACGACGCATGGTGCGGCAGGGCTCAACCGGCCCAGAGAGCCGTAAAAAACGCTATGTGCCGCCACCGTCCAATGTTGTTGGACCTGAAACA ATTTCAGTTACTTGGACCAGTCAAGCGTTCCGTTGGCTTTACAGCGATTTAGTGATTGTCAATGAACTTTTGACGTCTTGGGTTATAGCCTTAAACGATACGCTCAAAAAATCCATGGAAGGG CATGGCGTCGCTGTGGAAGTGGTGCGCGTACTGCCCGATAGTCCCCCGCCAAGCttgaataatattttctgtAACTGTGATGAAAATAATCCATCTGATATG CTGATCACTTTCGATTGCGATGCACAACCAGTGTTGCAGGTAAAAACTTTCCGCCAGAAGGCCGGGAAAGCTGACGTCTCCCACTACAAAGTGACCGTTTCACGATTCCGTGCTCGCATGGCCACCGCCATGAACTACAACAACCTCAAGGGCGAGATGAAAGTGGATGGTTATCCAGAT ATACGCGTCGCCATGAACAGCGTGGGCGCCATAAAGCCGTTGGACCAGGATGAACAACAACTACAAGGAGTAATTAGCGATATTATCATCGGCGCTCTACGCGACACCGTGTATCCAGTGGACTTCTCAATTTATGCGACCTGTCCACGCGCCGAAATCGATCCATTAGATATGCCTGTAATATATCCAGTGAATTATGACTCGTTAGCG CAAAACATGGAGGGCTCGAATTTATCAGGGCTACAACCAATGATCTCCGGACGTCGCTTGcttgtaaaaattgtaaaaggtgAGGGTCTCCTCGATGCTAAAGACCCTTATGTGGTAGTGGAGATGGACGAACCTGCCCAAAAGAATCAAACAGGCGCACGCCAGGGTGCCACGCCTTATTGGGATGAACATTTTCTATT CGAACTGTCCCCACAATCTGCTGAGATCCTGTTCGAAGTCTACGATCGTCCTGTCAATGCTGCAGATCCGGCAAAATTCCTCGGCTTGGGTTTGGTGGGCATTGATGAGTTGGCCGTTGGGCCTGCATCCACACAAGTGCTGACACTGCAGCCACGTCCCTATGAGACGCATCCGGTGAGCGGCACCATCACTGTGGACTTTGTGTTCATTGATGGTGCGGAAATACCTGCTGGACCCAAGCCGTATAAGCTGAAAGAGGCGTTGAAGATCAGCACGCCTATGATTAACGAACACATGAAAAATGGCGCCGACTTGGCAAATGCAGCCGTACGCGCTTTGCAGGATGGCGCGCTCTCCACGACGGGGCAGCCCAGCAAGAGTACTTTGATCATACACAGCGTTCAGCGA GTTGAAGTTAACAAAGAGGGCAGAATAGAAGTTAAAGAATCGCCGCAAGATGAACGGGATGCTGCTGTAACCCAAGGTTTAGAAAACCCATTAAACGACAATACAAGCGAATCGCTGCCAACCGCGACTACCACCGCGGACATAGAGCACATCCAGCAGGATATATCGATGACGACAGACATAACTGCAAGTCCCTCAGACTCGTATCCAGCAAATGATGGCTACTTAGATGAGTCGGGGGTGGCATCAGGTAACAGCAGTGCCATGCCATCCAGCGCGGAG TTTGGACATCCGAATGCTGCCTCCTCCCCACAAGGCCACAATGGCTATTCACCACTAAATGGCAACTCGGCTGCAAACGGCTCCCAAAGTTATGGATATCAAAACAATAGTTTGCCCCGTAATGGCGGTGCCACCAGCACACCTTTAAGCAGTGCTGATCTGGATGAACGAGGCCGGAGTAAGAAACGAAATTTCTTTGGAACATTAAAAAAACGTTTAAGCCGATCCAAGACACGCACCCATTCGGCTGATCGTGGCGCTTTGACGCCGTCCCAAAATAATAACGGTACTACCCCAACAGGAACACTTAACGGTGATTCACGTTCATTATCTGTCGATCGTGCTGTAATGTCTAAAAGCAATTCACTTG GCCCACGCGTTGGCTCCTCACGACTTGATCACTCAAGGCAATCTTCAATTTCAGAATCGTCCGCAATCTCAGGTTTCTCATCGGCCAGCAACAAAACGTACGTACACGAAGCGTCCACACTGGTCCTGGAGACGATCGAGAATGGCGTGAAGCG ACATTTTATTGTTCCGCTAGCAATCGCACAACGGCCCAGGTGGCGCCGCAAAGGCACAAAGCTACACATTTATAACGACCATACCTTCATCGCCAAACACTTGAGCGG TGGCGGCCTGCAATGCCAGGTTTGCATGAAGTCTATCCCGCGACGACCGGGCAAACAGGGCTACGAATGCCGGGACTGCAATTTGATCTGTCACAAACAGTGCCACATACGGGCGCCACAGGCGTGTCCCAATCCCACAGTGCTTTCAATGGAATT ATCGAAACTTAACTCTGCCGCTGCTGATCGCAGTATAAGAAAATTATGA
- the LOC129243435 gene encoding uncharacterized protein LOC129243435 isoform X13 yields the protein MDLADQIDDYICSFEGIGDLTMDSLAMFIFIWAVLALFIVWLCKFLYNKYVVNNNKTPTSQSNSRQSSVVPSGASTTKTEASKRLSEPREVMASKADFKDLAAKPTGARGRTPVGGAVGGVVGPRRRMVRQGSTGPESRKKRYVPPPSNVVGPETISVTWTSQAFRWLYSDLVIVNELLTSWVIALNDTLKKSMEGHGVAVEVVRVLPDSPPPSLNNIFCNCDENNPSDMLITFDCDAQPVLQVKTFRQKAGKADVSHYKVTVSRFRARMATAMNYNNLKGEMKVDGYPDIRVAMNSVGAIKPLDQDEQQLQGVISDIIIGALRDTVYPVDFSIYATCPRAEIDPLDMPVIYPVNYDSLAQNMEGSNLSGLQPMISGRRLLVKIVKGEGLLDAKDPYVVVEMDEPAQKNQTGARQGATPYWDEHFLFELSPQSAEILFEVYDRPVNAADPAKFLGLGLVGIDELAVGPASTQVLTLQPRPYETHPVSGTITVDFVFIDGAEIPAGPKPYKLKEALKISTPMINEHMKNGADLANAAVRALQDGALSTTGQPSKSTLIIHSVQRNQNNSNAFKFGHPNAASSPQGHNGYSPLNGNSAANGSQSYGYQNNSLPRNGGATSTPLSSADLDERGRSKKRNFFGTLKKRLSRSKTRTHSADRGALTPSQNNNGTTPTGTLNGDSRSLSVDRAVMSKSNSLGPRVGSSRLDHSRQSSISESSAISGFSSASNKTYVHEASTLVLETIENGVKRHFIVPLAIAQRPRWRRKGTKLHIYNDHTFIAKHLSGGGLQCQVCMKSIPRRPGKQGYECRDCNLICHKQCHIRAPQACPNPTVLSMELSKLNSAAADRSIRKL from the exons ATGGATTTAGCAGATCAAATCGATGATTATATTTGTTCATTTGAAGGAATTGGTGATTTAACAATGgactcattagcaatgttcatatTTATTTGGGCCGTATTGGCCCTCTTCATAGTATGGCtgtgtaaatttttatacaataaatatgtggtaaataataataaaacgccAACAAGTCAGAGTAACAGTCGGCAAAGCAGTGTGGTGCCCAGTGGGGCCAGCACAACGAAAACTGAAGCGAGCAAGCGACTATCCGAACCGAGAGAAGTAATGGCAAGCAAAGCAGATTTTAAG GACTTAGCTGCTAAACCTACTGGTGCACGTGGTCGCACACCAGTTGGCGGTGCTGTAGGTGGTGTTGTGGGACCCCGACGACGCATGGTGCGGCAGGGCTCAACCGGCCCAGAGAGCCGTAAAAAACGCTATGTGCCGCCACCGTCCAATGTTGTTGGACCTGAAACA ATTTCAGTTACTTGGACCAGTCAAGCGTTCCGTTGGCTTTACAGCGATTTAGTGATTGTCAATGAACTTTTGACGTCTTGGGTTATAGCCTTAAACGATACGCTCAAAAAATCCATGGAAGGG CATGGCGTCGCTGTGGAAGTGGTGCGCGTACTGCCCGATAGTCCCCCGCCAAGCttgaataatattttctgtAACTGTGATGAAAATAATCCATCTGATATG CTGATCACTTTCGATTGCGATGCACAACCAGTGTTGCAGGTAAAAACTTTCCGCCAGAAGGCCGGGAAAGCTGACGTCTCCCACTACAAAGTGACCGTTTCACGATTCCGTGCTCGCATGGCCACCGCCATGAACTACAACAACCTCAAGGGCGAGATGAAAGTGGATGGTTATCCAGAT ATACGCGTCGCCATGAACAGCGTGGGCGCCATAAAGCCGTTGGACCAGGATGAACAACAACTACAAGGAGTAATTAGCGATATTATCATCGGCGCTCTACGCGACACCGTGTATCCAGTGGACTTCTCAATTTATGCGACCTGTCCACGCGCCGAAATCGATCCATTAGATATGCCTGTAATATATCCAGTGAATTATGACTCGTTAGCG CAAAACATGGAGGGCTCGAATTTATCAGGGCTACAACCAATGATCTCCGGACGTCGCTTGcttgtaaaaattgtaaaaggtgAGGGTCTCCTCGATGCTAAAGACCCTTATGTGGTAGTGGAGATGGACGAACCTGCCCAAAAGAATCAAACAGGCGCACGCCAGGGTGCCACGCCTTATTGGGATGAACATTTTCTATT CGAACTGTCCCCACAATCTGCTGAGATCCTGTTCGAAGTCTACGATCGTCCTGTCAATGCTGCAGATCCGGCAAAATTCCTCGGCTTGGGTTTGGTGGGCATTGATGAGTTGGCCGTTGGGCCTGCATCCACACAAGTGCTGACACTGCAGCCACGTCCCTATGAGACGCATCCGGTGAGCGGCACCATCACTGTGGACTTTGTGTTCATTGATGGTGCGGAAATACCTGCTGGACCCAAGCCGTATAAGCTGAAAGAGGCGTTGAAGATCAGCACGCCTATGATTAACGAACACATGAAAAATGGCGCCGACTTGGCAAATGCAGCCGTACGCGCTTTGCAGGATGGCGCGCTCTCCACGACGGGGCAGCCCAGCAAGAGTACTTTGATCATACACAGCGTTCAGCGA aaccaaaacaattcaaatgcatttaag TTTGGACATCCGAATGCTGCCTCCTCCCCACAAGGCCACAATGGCTATTCACCACTAAATGGCAACTCGGCTGCAAACGGCTCCCAAAGTTATGGATATCAAAACAATAGTTTGCCCCGTAATGGCGGTGCCACCAGCACACCTTTAAGCAGTGCTGATCTGGATGAACGAGGCCGGAGTAAGAAACGAAATTTCTTTGGAACATTAAAAAAACGTTTAAGCCGATCCAAGACACGCACCCATTCGGCTGATCGTGGCGCTTTGACGCCGTCCCAAAATAATAACGGTACTACCCCAACAGGAACACTTAACGGTGATTCACGTTCATTATCTGTCGATCGTGCTGTAATGTCTAAAAGCAATTCACTTG GCCCACGCGTTGGCTCCTCACGACTTGATCACTCAAGGCAATCTTCAATTTCAGAATCGTCCGCAATCTCAGGTTTCTCATCGGCCAGCAACAAAACGTACGTACACGAAGCGTCCACACTGGTCCTGGAGACGATCGAGAATGGCGTGAAGCG ACATTTTATTGTTCCGCTAGCAATCGCACAACGGCCCAGGTGGCGCCGCAAAGGCACAAAGCTACACATTTATAACGACCATACCTTCATCGCCAAACACTTGAGCGG TGGCGGCCTGCAATGCCAGGTTTGCATGAAGTCTATCCCGCGACGACCGGGCAAACAGGGCTACGAATGCCGGGACTGCAATTTGATCTGTCACAAACAGTGCCACATACGGGCGCCACAGGCGTGTCCCAATCCCACAGTGCTTTCAATGGAATT ATCGAAACTTAACTCTGCCGCTGCTGATCGCAGTATAAGAAAATTATGA
- the LOC129243435 gene encoding uncharacterized protein LOC129243435 isoform X7 gives MDSLAMFIFIWAVLALFIVWLCKFLYNKYVVNNNKTPTSQSNSRQSSVVPSGASTTKTEASKRLSEPREVMASKADFKDLAAKPTGARGRTPVGGAVGGVVGPRRRMVRQGSTGPESRKKRYVPPPSNVVGPETISVTWTSQAFRWLYSDLVIVNELLTSWVIALNDTLKKSMEGHGVAVEVVRVLPDSPPPSLNNIFCNCDENNPSDMLITFDCDAQPVLQVKTFRQKAGKADVSHYKVTVSRFRARMATAMNYNNLKGEMKVDGYPDIRVAMNSVGAIKPLDQDEQQLQGVISDIIIGALRDTVYPVDFSIYATCPRAEIDPLDMPVIYPVNYDSLAQNMEGSNLSGLQPMISGRRLLVKIVKGEGLLDAKDPYVVVEMDEPAQKNQTGARQGATPYWDEHFLFELSPQSAEILFEVYDRPVNAADPAKFLGLGLVGIDELAVGPASTQVLTLQPRPYETHPVSGTITVDFVFIDGAEIPAGPKPYKLKEALKISTPMINEHMKNGADLANAAVRALQDGALSTTGQPSKSTLIIHSVQRNQNNSNAFKVEVNKEGRIEVKESPQDERDAAVTQGLENPLNDNTSESLPTATTTADIEHIQQDISMTTDITASPSDSYPANDGYLDESGVASGNSSAMPSSAEFGHPNAASSPQGHNGYSPLNGNSAANGSQSYGYQNNSLPRNGGATSTPLSSADLDERGRSKKRNFFGTLKKRLSRSKTRTHSADRGALTPSQNNNGTTPTGTLNGDSRSLSVDRAVMSKSNSLGPRVGSSRLDHSRQSSISESSAISGFSSASNKTYVHEASTLVLETIENGVKRHFIVPLAIAQRPRWRRKGTKLHIYNDHTFIAKHLSGGGLQCQVCMKSIPRRPGKQGYECRDCNLICHKQCHIRAPQACPNPTVLSMELSKLNSAAADRSIRKL, from the exons ATGgactcattagcaatgttcatatTTATTTGGGCCGTATTGGCCCTCTTCATAGTATGGCtgtgtaaatttttatacaataaatatgtggtaaataataataaaacgccAACAAGTCAGAGTAACAGTCGGCAAAGCAGTGTGGTGCCCAGTGGGGCCAGCACAACGAAAACTGAAGCGAGCAAGCGACTATCCGAACCGAGAGAAGTAATGGCAAGCAAAGCAGATTTTAAG GACTTAGCTGCTAAACCTACTGGTGCACGTGGTCGCACACCAGTTGGCGGTGCTGTAGGTGGTGTTGTGGGACCCCGACGACGCATGGTGCGGCAGGGCTCAACCGGCCCAGAGAGCCGTAAAAAACGCTATGTGCCGCCACCGTCCAATGTTGTTGGACCTGAAACA ATTTCAGTTACTTGGACCAGTCAAGCGTTCCGTTGGCTTTACAGCGATTTAGTGATTGTCAATGAACTTTTGACGTCTTGGGTTATAGCCTTAAACGATACGCTCAAAAAATCCATGGAAGGG CATGGCGTCGCTGTGGAAGTGGTGCGCGTACTGCCCGATAGTCCCCCGCCAAGCttgaataatattttctgtAACTGTGATGAAAATAATCCATCTGATATG CTGATCACTTTCGATTGCGATGCACAACCAGTGTTGCAGGTAAAAACTTTCCGCCAGAAGGCCGGGAAAGCTGACGTCTCCCACTACAAAGTGACCGTTTCACGATTCCGTGCTCGCATGGCCACCGCCATGAACTACAACAACCTCAAGGGCGAGATGAAAGTGGATGGTTATCCAGAT ATACGCGTCGCCATGAACAGCGTGGGCGCCATAAAGCCGTTGGACCAGGATGAACAACAACTACAAGGAGTAATTAGCGATATTATCATCGGCGCTCTACGCGACACCGTGTATCCAGTGGACTTCTCAATTTATGCGACCTGTCCACGCGCCGAAATCGATCCATTAGATATGCCTGTAATATATCCAGTGAATTATGACTCGTTAGCG CAAAACATGGAGGGCTCGAATTTATCAGGGCTACAACCAATGATCTCCGGACGTCGCTTGcttgtaaaaattgtaaaaggtgAGGGTCTCCTCGATGCTAAAGACCCTTATGTGGTAGTGGAGATGGACGAACCTGCCCAAAAGAATCAAACAGGCGCACGCCAGGGTGCCACGCCTTATTGGGATGAACATTTTCTATT CGAACTGTCCCCACAATCTGCTGAGATCCTGTTCGAAGTCTACGATCGTCCTGTCAATGCTGCAGATCCGGCAAAATTCCTCGGCTTGGGTTTGGTGGGCATTGATGAGTTGGCCGTTGGGCCTGCATCCACACAAGTGCTGACACTGCAGCCACGTCCCTATGAGACGCATCCGGTGAGCGGCACCATCACTGTGGACTTTGTGTTCATTGATGGTGCGGAAATACCTGCTGGACCCAAGCCGTATAAGCTGAAAGAGGCGTTGAAGATCAGCACGCCTATGATTAACGAACACATGAAAAATGGCGCCGACTTGGCAAATGCAGCCGTACGCGCTTTGCAGGATGGCGCGCTCTCCACGACGGGGCAGCCCAGCAAGAGTACTTTGATCATACACAGCGTTCAGCGA aaccaaaacaattcaaatgcatttaag GTTGAAGTTAACAAAGAGGGCAGAATAGAAGTTAAAGAATCGCCGCAAGATGAACGGGATGCTGCTGTAACCCAAGGTTTAGAAAACCCATTAAACGACAATACAAGCGAATCGCTGCCAACCGCGACTACCACCGCGGACATAGAGCACATCCAGCAGGATATATCGATGACGACAGACATAACTGCAAGTCCCTCAGACTCGTATCCAGCAAATGATGGCTACTTAGATGAGTCGGGGGTGGCATCAGGTAACAGCAGTGCCATGCCATCCAGCGCGGAG TTTGGACATCCGAATGCTGCCTCCTCCCCACAAGGCCACAATGGCTATTCACCACTAAATGGCAACTCGGCTGCAAACGGCTCCCAAAGTTATGGATATCAAAACAATAGTTTGCCCCGTAATGGCGGTGCCACCAGCACACCTTTAAGCAGTGCTGATCTGGATGAACGAGGCCGGAGTAAGAAACGAAATTTCTTTGGAACATTAAAAAAACGTTTAAGCCGATCCAAGACACGCACCCATTCGGCTGATCGTGGCGCTTTGACGCCGTCCCAAAATAATAACGGTACTACCCCAACAGGAACACTTAACGGTGATTCACGTTCATTATCTGTCGATCGTGCTGTAATGTCTAAAAGCAATTCACTTG GCCCACGCGTTGGCTCCTCACGACTTGATCACTCAAGGCAATCTTCAATTTCAGAATCGTCCGCAATCTCAGGTTTCTCATCGGCCAGCAACAAAACGTACGTACACGAAGCGTCCACACTGGTCCTGGAGACGATCGAGAATGGCGTGAAGCG ACATTTTATTGTTCCGCTAGCAATCGCACAACGGCCCAGGTGGCGCCGCAAAGGCACAAAGCTACACATTTATAACGACCATACCTTCATCGCCAAACACTTGAGCGG TGGCGGCCTGCAATGCCAGGTTTGCATGAAGTCTATCCCGCGACGACCGGGCAAACAGGGCTACGAATGCCGGGACTGCAATTTGATCTGTCACAAACAGTGCCACATACGGGCGCCACAGGCGTGTCCCAATCCCACAGTGCTTTCAATGGAATT ATCGAAACTTAACTCTGCCGCTGCTGATCGCAGTATAAGAAAATTATGA